The nucleotide sequence TACTGGGTCGCCTCGATCATCGGCGTCAGCGTCGGCGACTCGAACCCGTGAAAGAATTTCAACGTGAACGGCATCACGATGAAGAAGCACAGCGCCACGCCGGCCAGGAAAAGCGCAACCATCCCCATCAGCGTCGGCACGATCACGCGCTTCTCGTTCGCGTGCAGAGCCGGCGCGAAGAACCCCCACAGCTGATACCCGATTACCGGAGTGGCGAGAAGCAGTCCCGATATGAGCGACGCGTTGAGAATGATCTTGAACGACGTCCCCGGATGCGTGTACACGAGGGTGCCATTCCGCAGGTATGGCTTGATCGGCCCCGAGAGGAGCCCGACAAGGTCGAGACGCTTCTGCGAGAGTACGACGAAGGCGGCGATGATTCCGATCAGGATCGCTCCGGCGATCCAGAAGAGACGGTGGCGCAGCTCCTCGAGGTGATCGAGGAAGGGCATCTCGGTGTCGGGTGCTACACGCGCCTTCGCCGCCACTCGATCAATTCATGACGCGCAGACGCTCGCGCGCCAGCTCTGCCTCGTCCGACGACGGATATCGCTGGATGAGGTCGTTGTAGAGGCGTTTCGCCGCCGTCGTCCGGCGAGCGGTCTGGGCGAGGACGCCGCGCTTGTACAGCGCCGTAGGCGCGCGCGGCGACTCGGCGTACTTCGACACGACGATCGCATACGCCGCGTCGGCCGCGGCGTTCGTGCCATCGGCGGCATATGACTCGGCAAGCAGGAACTGCGCGTCGGCCGCAAGCTCCGAATCGGGATATCGCTTCAGCAGGTCCATGAACGCGGCACGTGCGGCGCTGTTGCCTCCGCGAGTCAGCTGGTCGCGTCCGATCCGG is from Gemmatimonadaceae bacterium and encodes:
- the tatC gene encoding twin-arginine translocase subunit TatC, yielding MAAKARVAPDTEMPFLDHLEELRHRLFWIAGAILIGIIAAFVVLSQKRLDLVGLLSGPIKPYLRNGTLVYTHPGTSFKIILNASLISGLLLATPVIGYQLWGFFAPALHANEKRVIVPTLMGMVALFLAGVALCFFIVMPFTLKFFHGFESPTLTPMIEATQYFDFAFSMMLAFGLAFELPIGILLLSALGIINPKTLTKYRRHAIVVCVVAAAFITPDASPTTLIALSGPLYFLFELGIILSYMVTRKRRKREREAALEEQREREARTRTEVPPREPRRLGVNA